From a region of the Hevea brasiliensis isolate MT/VB/25A 57/8 unplaced genomic scaffold, ASM3005281v1 Scaf5, whole genome shotgun sequence genome:
- the LOC110647235 gene encoding double-stranded RNA-binding protein 1 isoform X5, with the protein MYKTKLQELCHQRAWDLPDYATLKEGPDHDPRFQATVTVNGLSFHSQSLAKSSKQAQNDAAKFAFDHFSSSGSSPPPPVSSSAIADVSSNLSSGGTLQFKAQETNQVFRGNGSATIAKNDERFAVSSSASGDFSSDLSSEGILQFKVQEANQIPEGNGPATIAKNVERFTDMQHLYKNQLQSYAQRRSLTLPVYSYERVGPPHASRFKCKVTIDGQTYESQEFFPTLSKAEHAAARAALMSLAPNGVEEDESAYKNLLQELAQKECYRLPTYSTIKSGEAHRPTFVSTVEVEGESFTGQEARTKKQAELSAAKVAYTALKQRNSRQSLMVSSSGDSSRGPMVSCFGNSSQSSMPSCSGNSRQSPVTSCSANSSQSAPCLTLPQQVQKVVQFTSSNLRSNLTAYLQQNVQPRLPGHDEKAEEDRATTDVVSRDPPIVSPGTESSSIVNKISSSPGPTTTSLPESSSSSLSHSPTNSAVNTEHVVGMNISCHNKVIVHPRGTNMTYPPGSIVLSMSDDNWVAVQTSQSSK; encoded by the exons ATGTATAAGACGAAGCTGCAGGAGCTGTGCCACCAGAGAGCATGGGACCTGCCGGATTACGCCACCTTGAAAGAAGGACCGGATCACGATCCTCGCTTTCAGGCCACCGTCACTGTCAATGGCCTTTCCTTTCATTCCCAATCTCTGGCTAAATCTTCTAAACAAGCCCAAAATGACGCCGCGAAGTTTGCCTTCGATCACTTCTCTTCCTCTGGCTCTTCTCCTCCTCCGCCTG TTTCTTCAAGCGCAATCGCTGATGTTAGTAGTAATCTTTCCTCTGGAGGGACATTACAATTTAAAGCACAAGAAACAAATCAAGTTTTTAGGGGGAATGGGTCAGCTACAATAGCTAAAAACGATGAGAGATTCGCAG TTTCTTCAAGTGCAAGCGGTGATTTCAGTAGTGATCTTTCCTCTGAAGGGATATTACAATTTAAGGTACAAGAAGCAAATCAAATTCCTGAGGGGAATGGGCCGGCTACAATTGCTAAAAACGTTGAAAGATTCACAG ATATGCAGCATTTGTACAAAAATCAGTTGCAGAGCTATGCTCAAAGGAGAAGTCTCACTCTCCCTGTGTATTCTTATGAACGTGTGGGTCCTCCTCATGCAAGTCGCTTCAAGTGTAAGGTCACAATTGATGGACAAACCTATGAGAGTCAGGAGTTCTTTCCCACATTAAGCAAGGCTGAACATGCTGCTGCAAGAGCTGCATTGATGTCACTGGCACCGAATGGAGTTGAAGAG GATGAATCTGCTTACAAGAACCTTTTGCAAGAACTGGCTCAAAAAGAATGTTATCGATTGCCAACTTATAGTACAATCAAATCTGGTGAAGCTCATAGACCAACTTTTGTTTCTACCGTAGAGGTAGAAGGAGAGTCGTTTACAGGGCAGGAAGCGAGAACTAAGAAGCAGGCGGAGTTGAGTGCAGCAAAGGTTGCTTACACAGCTTTAAAACAGC GGAACTCAAGACAGAGCCTTATGGTTTCTAGTTCTGGGGACTCAAGTCGTGGCCCTATGGTTTCCTGCTTTGGAAACTCTAGTCAGAGCTCTATGCCTTCCTGTTCTGGCAATTCAAGGCAGAGCCCTGTGACTTCTTGTTCAGCAAATTCAAGTCAGAGTGCTCCATGCCTAACCCTTCCTCAGCAAGTACAAAAAGTTGTTCAGTTCACTTCTTCTAATTTGAGGTCGAATCTCACTGCTTATCTTCAACAGAATGTTCAACCTAGATTGCCCGGGCATGATGAAAAGGCTGAAGAGGATAGAG CGACTACTGATGTTGTCAGTCGTGATCCTCCCATTGTGTCTCCAGGAACGGAAAGCAGCTCAATTGTGAATAAAATTTCATCTTCACCTGGCCCAACCACAACTTCTTTGCCTGAATCTTCATCCTCCTCACTTTCTCATTCCCCCACCAATTCAGCTGTAAATACGGAGCATGTGGTTGGAATGAATATTTCATGCCACAATAAGGTTATTGTTCATCCACGCGGGACAAACATGACATATCCTCCAGGCAGCATCGTGTTGTCCATGAGCGATGACAACTGGGTTGCTGTGCAGACATCGCAATCCAGCAAGTAA
- the LOC110647235 gene encoding double-stranded RNA-binding protein 1 isoform X4 — MYKTKLQELCHQRAWDLPDYATLKEGPDHDPRFQATVTVNGLSFHSQSLAKSSKQAQNDAAKFAFDHFSSSGSSPPPPVSSSAIADVSSNLSSGGTLQFKAQETNQVFRGNGSATIAKNDERFAVSSSASGDFSSDLSSEGILQFKVQEANQIPEGNGPATIAKNVERFTDMQHLYKNQLQSYAQRRSLTLPVYSYERVGPPHASRFKCKVTIDGQTYESQEFFPTLSKAEHAAARAALMSLAPNGVEEDESAYKNLLQELAQKECYRLPTYSTIKSGEAHRPTFVSTVEVEGESFTGQEARTKKQAELSAAKVAYTALKQQERKREGRRGCSTIRSQERHGNSRQSLMVSSSGDSSRGPMVSCFGNSSQSSMPSCSGNSRQSPVTSCSANSSQSAPCLTLPQQVQKVVQFTSSNLRSNLTAYLQQNVQPRLPGHDEKAEEDRGTESSSIVNKISSSPGPTTTSLPESSSSSLSHSPTNSAVNTEHVVGMNISCHNKVIVHPRGTNMTYPPGSIVLSMSDDNWVAVQTSQSSK; from the exons ATGTATAAGACGAAGCTGCAGGAGCTGTGCCACCAGAGAGCATGGGACCTGCCGGATTACGCCACCTTGAAAGAAGGACCGGATCACGATCCTCGCTTTCAGGCCACCGTCACTGTCAATGGCCTTTCCTTTCATTCCCAATCTCTGGCTAAATCTTCTAAACAAGCCCAAAATGACGCCGCGAAGTTTGCCTTCGATCACTTCTCTTCCTCTGGCTCTTCTCCTCCTCCGCCTG TTTCTTCAAGCGCAATCGCTGATGTTAGTAGTAATCTTTCCTCTGGAGGGACATTACAATTTAAAGCACAAGAAACAAATCAAGTTTTTAGGGGGAATGGGTCAGCTACAATAGCTAAAAACGATGAGAGATTCGCAG TTTCTTCAAGTGCAAGCGGTGATTTCAGTAGTGATCTTTCCTCTGAAGGGATATTACAATTTAAGGTACAAGAAGCAAATCAAATTCCTGAGGGGAATGGGCCGGCTACAATTGCTAAAAACGTTGAAAGATTCACAG ATATGCAGCATTTGTACAAAAATCAGTTGCAGAGCTATGCTCAAAGGAGAAGTCTCACTCTCCCTGTGTATTCTTATGAACGTGTGGGTCCTCCTCATGCAAGTCGCTTCAAGTGTAAGGTCACAATTGATGGACAAACCTATGAGAGTCAGGAGTTCTTTCCCACATTAAGCAAGGCTGAACATGCTGCTGCAAGAGCTGCATTGATGTCACTGGCACCGAATGGAGTTGAAGAG GATGAATCTGCTTACAAGAACCTTTTGCAAGAACTGGCTCAAAAAGAATGTTATCGATTGCCAACTTATAGTACAATCAAATCTGGTGAAGCTCATAGACCAACTTTTGTTTCTACCGTAGAGGTAGAAGGAGAGTCGTTTACAGGGCAGGAAGCGAGAACTAAGAAGCAGGCGGAGTTGAGTGCAGCAAAGGTTGCTTACACAGCTTTAAAACAGC AAGAAAGGAAAAGGGAGGGAAGAAGAGGCTGTTCCACAATTAGGTCACAAGAAAGGCATG GGAACTCAAGACAGAGCCTTATGGTTTCTAGTTCTGGGGACTCAAGTCGTGGCCCTATGGTTTCCTGCTTTGGAAACTCTAGTCAGAGCTCTATGCCTTCCTGTTCTGGCAATTCAAGGCAGAGCCCTGTGACTTCTTGTTCAGCAAATTCAAGTCAGAGTGCTCCATGCCTAACCCTTCCTCAGCAAGTACAAAAAGTTGTTCAGTTCACTTCTTCTAATTTGAGGTCGAATCTCACTGCTTATCTTCAACAGAATGTTCAACCTAGATTGCCCGGGCATGATGAAAAGGCTGAAGAGGATAGAG GAACGGAAAGCAGCTCAATTGTGAATAAAATTTCATCTTCACCTGGCCCAACCACAACTTCTTTGCCTGAATCTTCATCCTCCTCACTTTCTCATTCCCCCACCAATTCAGCTGTAAATACGGAGCATGTGGTTGGAATGAATATTTCATGCCACAATAAGGTTATTGTTCATCCACGCGGGACAAACATGACATATCCTCCAGGCAGCATCGTGTTGTCCATGAGCGATGACAACTGGGTTGCTGTGCAGACATCGCAATCCAGCAAGTAA
- the LOC110647235 gene encoding double-stranded RNA-binding protein 1 isoform X1: MYKTKLQELCHQRAWDLPDYATLKEGPDHDPRFQATVTVNGLSFHSQSLAKSSKQAQNDAAKFAFDHFSSSGSSPPPPVSSSAIADVSSNLSSGGTLQFKAQETNQVFRGNGSATIAKNDERFAVSSSASGDFSSDLSSEGILQFKVQEANQIPEGNGPATIAKNVERFTDMQHLYKNQLQSYAQRRSLTLPVYSYERVGPPHASRFKCKVTIDGQTYESQEFFPTLSKAEHAAARAALMSLAPNGVEEDESAYKNLLQELAQKECYRLPTYSTIKSGEAHRPTFVSTVEVEGESFTGQEARTKKQAELSAAKVAYTALKQQERKREGRRGCSTIRSQERHGNSRQSLMVSSSGDSSRGPMVSCFGNSSQSSMPSCSGNSRQSPVTSCSANSSQSAPCLTLPQQVQKVVQFTSSNLRSNLTAYLQQNVQPRLPGHDEKAEEDRATTDVVSRDPPIVSPGTESSSIVNKISSSPGPTTTSLPESSSSSLSHSPTNSAVNTEHVVGMNISCHNKVIVHPRGTNMTYPPGSIVLSMSDDNWVAVQTSQSSK; the protein is encoded by the exons ATGTATAAGACGAAGCTGCAGGAGCTGTGCCACCAGAGAGCATGGGACCTGCCGGATTACGCCACCTTGAAAGAAGGACCGGATCACGATCCTCGCTTTCAGGCCACCGTCACTGTCAATGGCCTTTCCTTTCATTCCCAATCTCTGGCTAAATCTTCTAAACAAGCCCAAAATGACGCCGCGAAGTTTGCCTTCGATCACTTCTCTTCCTCTGGCTCTTCTCCTCCTCCGCCTG TTTCTTCAAGCGCAATCGCTGATGTTAGTAGTAATCTTTCCTCTGGAGGGACATTACAATTTAAAGCACAAGAAACAAATCAAGTTTTTAGGGGGAATGGGTCAGCTACAATAGCTAAAAACGATGAGAGATTCGCAG TTTCTTCAAGTGCAAGCGGTGATTTCAGTAGTGATCTTTCCTCTGAAGGGATATTACAATTTAAGGTACAAGAAGCAAATCAAATTCCTGAGGGGAATGGGCCGGCTACAATTGCTAAAAACGTTGAAAGATTCACAG ATATGCAGCATTTGTACAAAAATCAGTTGCAGAGCTATGCTCAAAGGAGAAGTCTCACTCTCCCTGTGTATTCTTATGAACGTGTGGGTCCTCCTCATGCAAGTCGCTTCAAGTGTAAGGTCACAATTGATGGACAAACCTATGAGAGTCAGGAGTTCTTTCCCACATTAAGCAAGGCTGAACATGCTGCTGCAAGAGCTGCATTGATGTCACTGGCACCGAATGGAGTTGAAGAG GATGAATCTGCTTACAAGAACCTTTTGCAAGAACTGGCTCAAAAAGAATGTTATCGATTGCCAACTTATAGTACAATCAAATCTGGTGAAGCTCATAGACCAACTTTTGTTTCTACCGTAGAGGTAGAAGGAGAGTCGTTTACAGGGCAGGAAGCGAGAACTAAGAAGCAGGCGGAGTTGAGTGCAGCAAAGGTTGCTTACACAGCTTTAAAACAGC AAGAAAGGAAAAGGGAGGGAAGAAGAGGCTGTTCCACAATTAGGTCACAAGAAAGGCATG GGAACTCAAGACAGAGCCTTATGGTTTCTAGTTCTGGGGACTCAAGTCGTGGCCCTATGGTTTCCTGCTTTGGAAACTCTAGTCAGAGCTCTATGCCTTCCTGTTCTGGCAATTCAAGGCAGAGCCCTGTGACTTCTTGTTCAGCAAATTCAAGTCAGAGTGCTCCATGCCTAACCCTTCCTCAGCAAGTACAAAAAGTTGTTCAGTTCACTTCTTCTAATTTGAGGTCGAATCTCACTGCTTATCTTCAACAGAATGTTCAACCTAGATTGCCCGGGCATGATGAAAAGGCTGAAGAGGATAGAG CGACTACTGATGTTGTCAGTCGTGATCCTCCCATTGTGTCTCCAGGAACGGAAAGCAGCTCAATTGTGAATAAAATTTCATCTTCACCTGGCCCAACCACAACTTCTTTGCCTGAATCTTCATCCTCCTCACTTTCTCATTCCCCCACCAATTCAGCTGTAAATACGGAGCATGTGGTTGGAATGAATATTTCATGCCACAATAAGGTTATTGTTCATCCACGCGGGACAAACATGACATATCCTCCAGGCAGCATCGTGTTGTCCATGAGCGATGACAACTGGGTTGCTGTGCAGACATCGCAATCCAGCAAGTAA
- the LOC110647235 gene encoding double-stranded RNA-binding protein 1 isoform X6, with translation MYKTKLQELCHQRAWDLPDYATLKEGPDHDPRFQATVTVNGLSFHSQSLAKSSKQAQNDAAKFAFDHFSSSGSSPPPPVSSSAIADVSSNLSSGGTLQFKAQETNQVFRGNGSATIAKNDERFAVSSSASGDFSSDLSSEGILQFKVQEANQIPEGNGPATIAKNVERFTDMQHLYKNQLQSYAQRRSLTLPVYSYERVGPPHASRFKCKVTIDGQTYESQEFFPTLSKAEHAAARAALMSLAPNGVEEDESAYKNLLQELAQKECYRLPTYSTIKSGEAHRPTFVSTVEVEGESFTGQEARTKKQAELSAAKVAYTALKQQERKREGRRGCSTIRSQERHGNSRQSLMVSSSGDSSRGPMVSCFGNSSQSSMPSCSGNSRQSPVTSCSANSSQSAPCLTLPQQVQKVVQFTSSNLRSNLTAYLQQNVQPRLPGHDEKAEEDRGECFKRLL, from the exons ATGTATAAGACGAAGCTGCAGGAGCTGTGCCACCAGAGAGCATGGGACCTGCCGGATTACGCCACCTTGAAAGAAGGACCGGATCACGATCCTCGCTTTCAGGCCACCGTCACTGTCAATGGCCTTTCCTTTCATTCCCAATCTCTGGCTAAATCTTCTAAACAAGCCCAAAATGACGCCGCGAAGTTTGCCTTCGATCACTTCTCTTCCTCTGGCTCTTCTCCTCCTCCGCCTG TTTCTTCAAGCGCAATCGCTGATGTTAGTAGTAATCTTTCCTCTGGAGGGACATTACAATTTAAAGCACAAGAAACAAATCAAGTTTTTAGGGGGAATGGGTCAGCTACAATAGCTAAAAACGATGAGAGATTCGCAG TTTCTTCAAGTGCAAGCGGTGATTTCAGTAGTGATCTTTCCTCTGAAGGGATATTACAATTTAAGGTACAAGAAGCAAATCAAATTCCTGAGGGGAATGGGCCGGCTACAATTGCTAAAAACGTTGAAAGATTCACAG ATATGCAGCATTTGTACAAAAATCAGTTGCAGAGCTATGCTCAAAGGAGAAGTCTCACTCTCCCTGTGTATTCTTATGAACGTGTGGGTCCTCCTCATGCAAGTCGCTTCAAGTGTAAGGTCACAATTGATGGACAAACCTATGAGAGTCAGGAGTTCTTTCCCACATTAAGCAAGGCTGAACATGCTGCTGCAAGAGCTGCATTGATGTCACTGGCACCGAATGGAGTTGAAGAG GATGAATCTGCTTACAAGAACCTTTTGCAAGAACTGGCTCAAAAAGAATGTTATCGATTGCCAACTTATAGTACAATCAAATCTGGTGAAGCTCATAGACCAACTTTTGTTTCTACCGTAGAGGTAGAAGGAGAGTCGTTTACAGGGCAGGAAGCGAGAACTAAGAAGCAGGCGGAGTTGAGTGCAGCAAAGGTTGCTTACACAGCTTTAAAACAGC AAGAAAGGAAAAGGGAGGGAAGAAGAGGCTGTTCCACAATTAGGTCACAAGAAAGGCATG GGAACTCAAGACAGAGCCTTATGGTTTCTAGTTCTGGGGACTCAAGTCGTGGCCCTATGGTTTCCTGCTTTGGAAACTCTAGTCAGAGCTCTATGCCTTCCTGTTCTGGCAATTCAAGGCAGAGCCCTGTGACTTCTTGTTCAGCAAATTCAAGTCAGAGTGCTCCATGCCTAACCCTTCCTCAGCAAGTACAAAAAGTTGTTCAGTTCACTTCTTCTAATTTGAGGTCGAATCTCACTGCTTATCTTCAACAGAATGTTCAACCTAGATTGCCCGGGCATGATGAAAAGGCTGAAGAGGATAGAGGTGAATGTTTCAAAAGGCTCCTATAA
- the LOC110647235 gene encoding double-stranded RNA-binding protein 1 isoform X3, with protein MYKTKLQELCHQRAWDLPDYATLKEGPDHDPRFQATVTVNGLSFHSQSLAKSSKQAQNDAAKFAFDHFSSSGSSPPPPVSSSAIADVSSNLSSGGTLQFKAQETNQVFRGNGSATIAKNDERFAVSSSASGDFSSDLSSEGILQFKVQEANQIPEGNGPATIAKNVERFTDMQHLYKNQLQSYAQRRSLTLPVYSYERVGPPHASRFKCKVTIDGQTYESQEFFPTLSKAEHAAARAALMSLAPNGVEEDESAYKNLLQELAQKECYRLPTYSTIKSGEAHRPTFVSTVEVEGESFTGQEARTKKQAELSAAKAEERKREGRRGCSTIRSQERHGNSRQSLMVSSSGDSSRGPMVSCFGNSSQSSMPSCSGNSRQSPVTSCSANSSQSAPCLTLPQQVQKVVQFTSSNLRSNLTAYLQQNVQPRLPGHDEKAEEDRATTDVVSRDPPIVSPGTESSSIVNKISSSPGPTTTSLPESSSSSLSHSPTNSAVNTEHVVGMNISCHNKVIVHPRGTNMTYPPGSIVLSMSDDNWVAVQTSQSSK; from the exons ATGTATAAGACGAAGCTGCAGGAGCTGTGCCACCAGAGAGCATGGGACCTGCCGGATTACGCCACCTTGAAAGAAGGACCGGATCACGATCCTCGCTTTCAGGCCACCGTCACTGTCAATGGCCTTTCCTTTCATTCCCAATCTCTGGCTAAATCTTCTAAACAAGCCCAAAATGACGCCGCGAAGTTTGCCTTCGATCACTTCTCTTCCTCTGGCTCTTCTCCTCCTCCGCCTG TTTCTTCAAGCGCAATCGCTGATGTTAGTAGTAATCTTTCCTCTGGAGGGACATTACAATTTAAAGCACAAGAAACAAATCAAGTTTTTAGGGGGAATGGGTCAGCTACAATAGCTAAAAACGATGAGAGATTCGCAG TTTCTTCAAGTGCAAGCGGTGATTTCAGTAGTGATCTTTCCTCTGAAGGGATATTACAATTTAAGGTACAAGAAGCAAATCAAATTCCTGAGGGGAATGGGCCGGCTACAATTGCTAAAAACGTTGAAAGATTCACAG ATATGCAGCATTTGTACAAAAATCAGTTGCAGAGCTATGCTCAAAGGAGAAGTCTCACTCTCCCTGTGTATTCTTATGAACGTGTGGGTCCTCCTCATGCAAGTCGCTTCAAGTGTAAGGTCACAATTGATGGACAAACCTATGAGAGTCAGGAGTTCTTTCCCACATTAAGCAAGGCTGAACATGCTGCTGCAAGAGCTGCATTGATGTCACTGGCACCGAATGGAGTTGAAGAG GATGAATCTGCTTACAAGAACCTTTTGCAAGAACTGGCTCAAAAAGAATGTTATCGATTGCCAACTTATAGTACAATCAAATCTGGTGAAGCTCATAGACCAACTTTTGTTTCTACCGTAGAGGTAGAAGGAGAGTCGTTTACAGGGCAGGAAGCGAGAACTAAGAAGCAGGCGGAGTTGAGTGCAGCAAAG GCAGAAGAAAGGAAAAGGGAGGGAAGAAGAGGCTGTTCCACAATTAGGTCACAAGAAAGGCATG GGAACTCAAGACAGAGCCTTATGGTTTCTAGTTCTGGGGACTCAAGTCGTGGCCCTATGGTTTCCTGCTTTGGAAACTCTAGTCAGAGCTCTATGCCTTCCTGTTCTGGCAATTCAAGGCAGAGCCCTGTGACTTCTTGTTCAGCAAATTCAAGTCAGAGTGCTCCATGCCTAACCCTTCCTCAGCAAGTACAAAAAGTTGTTCAGTTCACTTCTTCTAATTTGAGGTCGAATCTCACTGCTTATCTTCAACAGAATGTTCAACCTAGATTGCCCGGGCATGATGAAAAGGCTGAAGAGGATAGAG CGACTACTGATGTTGTCAGTCGTGATCCTCCCATTGTGTCTCCAGGAACGGAAAGCAGCTCAATTGTGAATAAAATTTCATCTTCACCTGGCCCAACCACAACTTCTTTGCCTGAATCTTCATCCTCCTCACTTTCTCATTCCCCCACCAATTCAGCTGTAAATACGGAGCATGTGGTTGGAATGAATATTTCATGCCACAATAAGGTTATTGTTCATCCACGCGGGACAAACATGACATATCCTCCAGGCAGCATCGTGTTGTCCATGAGCGATGACAACTGGGTTGCTGTGCAGACATCGCAATCCAGCAAGTAA
- the LOC110647235 gene encoding double-stranded RNA-binding protein 1 isoform X2 → MYKTKLQELCHQRAWDLPDYATLKEGPDHDPRFQATVTVNGLSFHSQSLAKSSKQAQNDAAKFAFDHFSSSGSSPPPPVSSSAIADVSSNLSSGGTLQFKAQETNQVFRGNGSATIAKNDERFAVSSSASGDFSSDLSSEGILQFKVQEANQIPEGNGPATIAKNVERFTDMQHLYKNQLQSYAQRRSLTLPVYSYERVGPPHASRFKCKVTIDGQTYESQEFFPTLSKAEHAAARAALMSLAPNGVEEDESAYKNLLQELAQKECYRLPTYSTIKSGEAHRPTFVSTVEVEGESFTGQEARTKKQAELSAAKKAEERKREGRRGCSTIRSQERHGNSRQSLMVSSSGDSSRGPMVSCFGNSSQSSMPSCSGNSRQSPVTSCSANSSQSAPCLTLPQQVQKVVQFTSSNLRSNLTAYLQQNVQPRLPGHDEKAEEDRATTDVVSRDPPIVSPGTESSSIVNKISSSPGPTTTSLPESSSSSLSHSPTNSAVNTEHVVGMNISCHNKVIVHPRGTNMTYPPGSIVLSMSDDNWVAVQTSQSSK, encoded by the exons ATGTATAAGACGAAGCTGCAGGAGCTGTGCCACCAGAGAGCATGGGACCTGCCGGATTACGCCACCTTGAAAGAAGGACCGGATCACGATCCTCGCTTTCAGGCCACCGTCACTGTCAATGGCCTTTCCTTTCATTCCCAATCTCTGGCTAAATCTTCTAAACAAGCCCAAAATGACGCCGCGAAGTTTGCCTTCGATCACTTCTCTTCCTCTGGCTCTTCTCCTCCTCCGCCTG TTTCTTCAAGCGCAATCGCTGATGTTAGTAGTAATCTTTCCTCTGGAGGGACATTACAATTTAAAGCACAAGAAACAAATCAAGTTTTTAGGGGGAATGGGTCAGCTACAATAGCTAAAAACGATGAGAGATTCGCAG TTTCTTCAAGTGCAAGCGGTGATTTCAGTAGTGATCTTTCCTCTGAAGGGATATTACAATTTAAGGTACAAGAAGCAAATCAAATTCCTGAGGGGAATGGGCCGGCTACAATTGCTAAAAACGTTGAAAGATTCACAG ATATGCAGCATTTGTACAAAAATCAGTTGCAGAGCTATGCTCAAAGGAGAAGTCTCACTCTCCCTGTGTATTCTTATGAACGTGTGGGTCCTCCTCATGCAAGTCGCTTCAAGTGTAAGGTCACAATTGATGGACAAACCTATGAGAGTCAGGAGTTCTTTCCCACATTAAGCAAGGCTGAACATGCTGCTGCAAGAGCTGCATTGATGTCACTGGCACCGAATGGAGTTGAAGAG GATGAATCTGCTTACAAGAACCTTTTGCAAGAACTGGCTCAAAAAGAATGTTATCGATTGCCAACTTATAGTACAATCAAATCTGGTGAAGCTCATAGACCAACTTTTGTTTCTACCGTAGAGGTAGAAGGAGAGTCGTTTACAGGGCAGGAAGCGAGAACTAAGAAGCAGGCGGAGTTGAGTGCAGCAAAG AAGGCAGAAGAAAGGAAAAGGGAGGGAAGAAGAGGCTGTTCCACAATTAGGTCACAAGAAAGGCATG GGAACTCAAGACAGAGCCTTATGGTTTCTAGTTCTGGGGACTCAAGTCGTGGCCCTATGGTTTCCTGCTTTGGAAACTCTAGTCAGAGCTCTATGCCTTCCTGTTCTGGCAATTCAAGGCAGAGCCCTGTGACTTCTTGTTCAGCAAATTCAAGTCAGAGTGCTCCATGCCTAACCCTTCCTCAGCAAGTACAAAAAGTTGTTCAGTTCACTTCTTCTAATTTGAGGTCGAATCTCACTGCTTATCTTCAACAGAATGTTCAACCTAGATTGCCCGGGCATGATGAAAAGGCTGAAGAGGATAGAG CGACTACTGATGTTGTCAGTCGTGATCCTCCCATTGTGTCTCCAGGAACGGAAAGCAGCTCAATTGTGAATAAAATTTCATCTTCACCTGGCCCAACCACAACTTCTTTGCCTGAATCTTCATCCTCCTCACTTTCTCATTCCCCCACCAATTCAGCTGTAAATACGGAGCATGTGGTTGGAATGAATATTTCATGCCACAATAAGGTTATTGTTCATCCACGCGGGACAAACATGACATATCCTCCAGGCAGCATCGTGTTGTCCATGAGCGATGACAACTGGGTTGCTGTGCAGACATCGCAATCCAGCAAGTAA